From a region of the Nitrospira sp. genome:
- a CDS encoding site-2 protease family protein, which produces MHLPSWEIGRALGIPIRVHASWFLVFLLVTWSLSTGYLPESLPGLPPERYWAMGAVAAVLLFLSVLLHELGHSYVALYYRIPIEQITLFIFGGVAHMRKEAPTPRAEFLIALAGPAVSFVIGGTCFVLVVLAEAIQRQHGLQGLIMLGALLGMVNMQLGLFNLIPGFPLDGGRVLRAGLWAWGKDFYRATKQAAVIGLAFGIMLGLLGLGVLYGAVSGELPSSMLSNGGWVLLIGMFLFAAALASRRQAATRESLASIPIRDLMVTAVTAIPSHCTLEEAVNLYFQPYGYGGFPVLEDGRLVGLISVSEIQTVQPALWTWRRVDQVMSPLTQSFVIEPDASVIQALERMAREGWDRLIVMHDGEIVGLVTHSAIVHFLQLRGSSGRR; this is translated from the coding sequence ATGCATCTGCCGTCCTGGGAGATCGGGCGCGCATTGGGAATTCCCATCCGCGTCCATGCATCATGGTTCCTGGTCTTTCTCCTGGTGACCTGGTCTCTGTCGACTGGATATCTGCCGGAAAGTCTGCCCGGTCTCCCTCCAGAGCGCTACTGGGCGATGGGTGCCGTGGCCGCGGTTCTCTTGTTTCTCTCCGTGCTGTTACACGAGCTGGGCCATTCCTACGTGGCGTTGTACTATCGCATTCCGATCGAGCAAATCACGCTGTTCATTTTCGGGGGCGTGGCTCACATGCGGAAAGAAGCCCCTACGCCGCGGGCTGAGTTCTTAATCGCGCTAGCCGGACCCGCCGTAAGTTTTGTGATCGGTGGCACCTGTTTTGTGCTTGTCGTGCTGGCGGAGGCTATCCAACGGCAGCACGGCTTACAGGGGTTGATCATGCTCGGCGCCTTGCTGGGTATGGTCAATATGCAACTCGGGCTCTTCAACCTCATTCCCGGGTTTCCGCTAGATGGCGGACGCGTGTTGCGGGCAGGCCTTTGGGCGTGGGGAAAAGATTTCTATCGGGCCACGAAACAGGCGGCGGTGATCGGGCTCGCGTTTGGAATCATGCTTGGATTGTTGGGCCTAGGGGTCCTTTACGGGGCAGTGAGCGGAGAATTGCCTTCTTCGATGCTATCGAACGGAGGATGGGTCCTCCTCATCGGCATGTTTCTCTTCGCCGCCGCATTGGCGAGCCGCCGCCAAGCCGCAACGCGGGAGTCATTGGCCTCAATCCCGATCCGTGACCTAATGGTGACAGCGGTCACCGCAATTCCTTCACATTGTACGCTTGAGGAGGCGGTGAACCTGTATTTCCAGCCCTACGGCTATGGAGGCTTTCCGGTGTTGGAGGACGGGCGGCTTGTAGGGCTGATCAGTGTGTCGGAAATTCAGACCGTTCAGCCCGCACTCTGGACCTGGCGTCGAGTCGACCAGGTGATGAGCCCTCTGACGCAATCCTTCGTGATCGAACCGGATGCGTCCGTGATTCAGGCTCTGGAACGGATGGCTCGCGAGGGGTGGGATCGGCTGATCGTCATGCACGATGGAGAGATCGTCGGGCTCGTGACCCATTCGGCCATCGTGCATTTTCTGCAACTGAGAGGGTCCTCCGGCCGCAGGTGA
- a CDS encoding polysaccharide deacetylase family protein produces MQRPFGRFVWLVVLSAGILGLVPPAESVAQVIKSGPPRCPGVALTFDLCPVRKGPGYDQPLIDFLVTHRIPATFFMSGKWMARHEAEVDHLLGMDFFEVGTHGEVHAHLPMHDADEQRMEILGPVKALREHYAHDATLFRPPYGEYNDVTVAVVNMLGLRFIQWNIESGDPDPTLTAEQILNRVATRAKPGSIVVFHANGKGKQTRQVIEQLTTDILPRKGLHPMTVSELLNCTSSTP; encoded by the coding sequence ATGCAGCGACCATTTGGCCGATTCGTGTGGCTTGTCGTCCTGTCGGCAGGGATCTTGGGGCTTGTGCCTCCGGCAGAAAGTGTTGCCCAAGTCATCAAGTCCGGTCCGCCTCGCTGCCCGGGGGTGGCACTGACGTTCGATCTCTGCCCAGTGCGAAAAGGGCCGGGCTACGATCAGCCTTTGATCGACTTTCTGGTCACGCACCGTATCCCCGCGACCTTCTTCATGTCGGGCAAGTGGATGGCCAGACATGAGGCGGAAGTGGATCATTTGCTGGGCATGGACTTTTTCGAAGTCGGGACGCACGGGGAAGTACACGCCCATCTTCCCATGCACGATGCGGACGAACAGCGGATGGAGATACTCGGCCCAGTCAAAGCGCTGCGCGAGCACTATGCGCATGATGCGACGTTGTTCCGGCCACCGTATGGAGAGTACAACGATGTGACCGTTGCCGTGGTGAACATGCTCGGCCTGCGATTCATCCAATGGAACATCGAATCAGGCGATCCGGACCCCACGCTCACAGCGGAGCAGATTCTCAACAGAGTCGCCACACGTGCCAAGCCCGGCAGTATCGTCGTCTTTCATGCGAACGGGAAGGGCAAGCAAACCCGTCAGGTCATCGAGCAGCTGACAACGGACATTCTTCCCAGGAAGGGGCTCCACCCGATGACCGTCAGCGAGTTGTTGAATTGTACGTCTTCGACTCCATGA
- a CDS encoding GNAT family N-acetyltransferase codes for MNSGDREAVVRLLEESDPWKTLGYTKDDWNRIFCPIPQGRDCYVVDLEGRVAGIAIVKQKFLLGDYLELLGVAGWARHRGIGGQLLSHIEQLVFERTKNLFACVSDFNEPARVFYKKHGYQEIGPMPNFLIPGSAEMLLRKTAGPDRTGRADS; via the coding sequence ATGAATTCGGGCGATCGGGAAGCGGTGGTCCGACTGCTGGAAGAATCCGATCCCTGGAAGACACTCGGCTACACAAAGGACGATTGGAACCGCATCTTTTGTCCCATCCCTCAAGGTCGTGATTGTTATGTGGTCGACCTCGAAGGGCGCGTGGCGGGCATCGCCATCGTGAAGCAGAAATTTTTGCTGGGCGACTATCTCGAGCTTTTGGGTGTGGCGGGGTGGGCCCGCCACAGGGGCATCGGCGGCCAGCTCCTAAGCCACATTGAACAGCTCGTCTTCGAACGAACCAAGAATCTCTTTGCCTGTGTATCGGATTTCAACGAACCAGCGAGGGTCTTTTACAAGAAACATGGCTATCAAGAGATCGGTCCCATGCCCAACTTCCTGATTCCGGGCAGCGCCGAAATGCTGCTACGCAAGACGGCAGGACCGGACAGGACCGGCAGAGCAGATAGCTGA
- a CDS encoding VOC family protein, whose product MKVKKLLHTRMRVSDLDETIRFYTTVLGLEVVERKTSPRGSHLAFLKVPNSEELIELTSFPPSGPVKVQEDLVHLAFQVESLDDTIASLNAQGIKITDGPTRTSSGSRFIFLDAPDGYEIELIERPTGVKIV is encoded by the coding sequence ATGAAGGTCAAAAAGCTGCTCCATACGAGAATGCGAGTCAGCGATCTGGACGAGACCATTCGATTCTACACCACCGTGCTGGGTCTTGAGGTCGTCGAGCGGAAGACCTCTCCCCGCGGATCACATCTGGCGTTCTTAAAAGTGCCCAACAGCGAGGAGCTGATCGAACTGACCAGCTTTCCCCCGAGCGGGCCCGTGAAGGTCCAGGAAGATCTTGTCCATCTGGCCTTCCAAGTTGAAAGCCTCGACGACACGATCGCATCCCTCAATGCGCAGGGGATCAAGATTACCGATGGTCCGACCAGAACGTCCTCGGGGAGTCGATTTATCTTTCTCGATGCGCCCGACGGCTACGAGATCGAGCTGATCGAACGGCCGACCGGCGTCAAGATCGTCTGA
- a CDS encoding diaminopimelate epimerase — translation MKNAFFRGHGLGNDYLVMDPRELTFKLSPKNITSVCDRNWGVGSDGILALVSSKKADFGLRIFNPDGSEAEKSGNGLRIFARYLHATGKTKKKHFTVETKGGVVTIDLHVDRHKDASAVTVEMGIATFKPNTLPCSLDVPELIQQPIEAAGHSLVFTGVSVGNPHCVVFKPAGASWSREELLTLGPALENHALFPKRINVQLAVPTGSKEIFILIWERGAGETQASGSSSCAAASAAVRLGLVKSPVTVKMPGGVLNIDVAPDFSLTMKGPVAEVARGSLSPSFVRSLR, via the coding sequence ATGAAGAATGCCTTTTTCCGCGGTCATGGGCTTGGCAATGACTATCTCGTGATGGATCCTCGCGAGCTGACGTTCAAACTTTCTCCCAAAAACATCACATCGGTCTGCGACCGCAACTGGGGGGTGGGCAGCGACGGCATTTTGGCGCTGGTGTCATCAAAGAAGGCCGATTTCGGCCTGCGGATCTTCAACCCGGACGGCAGCGAGGCGGAAAAGTCAGGGAACGGCCTGCGGATCTTTGCCCGCTATCTCCACGCCACCGGCAAGACCAAGAAGAAGCATTTCACCGTGGAGACAAAAGGCGGGGTGGTCACCATTGACCTTCATGTGGACCGGCATAAGGACGCCAGTGCTGTGACCGTCGAGATGGGAATAGCCACGTTCAAGCCCAACACCCTCCCCTGCTCGCTCGATGTACCCGAATTGATTCAGCAGCCGATCGAGGCAGCAGGACATTCGTTGGTCTTTACCGGCGTCAGTGTGGGCAATCCCCATTGCGTGGTCTTTAAACCGGCGGGTGCTTCCTGGTCGCGGGAAGAACTGTTGACGCTCGGCCCGGCCTTGGAGAATCATGCCCTGTTCCCCAAGCGGATCAATGTGCAATTGGCCGTCCCGACCGGGTCCAAAGAAATCTTCATCCTCATTTGGGAGAGAGGCGCCGGAGAGACACAGGCCTCCGGCTCGTCGTCCTGCGCGGCAGCCAGTGCGGCGGTTCGCCTCGGATTGGTCAAGAGTCCCGTCACCGTGAAGATGCCGGGCGGCGTGCTGAATATCGATGTGGCTCCCGATTTTAGCTTGACCATGAAAGGGCCGGTGGCCGAAGTCGCCCGAGGCTCTCTCAGCCCTTCGTTTGTGCGATCACTGAGATAG
- the uvrC gene encoding excinuclease ABC subunit UvrC, with translation MTSSLQSKLAHLPDSPGVYLFKGAQGEILYIGKAAVLADRVRSYFKKGADHSPKTGLLVSQVTDLETMVTRSELEALILESNLVKRHKPRFNIVLRDDKQYPYVRLPIKDDFPRLSIVRRVQKDGALYYGPYTPANALRETLKVIKHVFPLATCSIDIDGTAERACIEFEIKRCMAPCTGNQSKEEYHQIVKQVRQFLEGRDHELLDDLRAKMEAAAACEEFEEAARLRDRLFKIERMLEKQRITQTSAMDQDVLGLARRGAAVDLQILFVRGGLLIGRKDFFWPQSADAPDNELVRSAIEQFYNKDGQPPREVLVPTDLDDIALIEQWLSDKRGESVRVLSPERGAKHQLVLLAEENAASAVADHLRNEELDQQAGEELKRLLRLERAPRRIEGFDISNTMGNQSVASMVVWEDGQMKKADYRRFKIQTVVGANDFASMKEVITRRYGEAQDLARPDLILIDGGLGQLGAAMDGLKQVGQQGLPILGLAKARREKEERIFLAGRKNPITLITTAPATHLLQRIRDEAHRFAVTFHRKLRGKSLVSSKLDKVIGIGEIRRTQLLSRFGSLDQLASASDEALREAGLSAETISDLRRALAK, from the coding sequence ATGACCTCTTCCCTTCAGTCTAAACTCGCGCACCTGCCCGATAGTCCAGGAGTCTACCTGTTCAAGGGCGCTCAGGGGGAGATCCTGTACATTGGGAAAGCGGCGGTATTGGCTGACCGAGTCCGCTCCTACTTCAAGAAAGGAGCGGATCACAGCCCAAAGACCGGCCTGCTCGTCAGCCAAGTCACCGACTTGGAAACGATGGTGACCCGGTCCGAACTCGAAGCCCTGATTCTTGAGAGTAACCTGGTCAAGCGCCATAAACCCCGGTTCAACATCGTTTTGCGGGACGACAAGCAGTACCCCTATGTGCGGCTACCTATCAAGGATGATTTCCCGCGGCTTTCGATCGTGCGCCGTGTGCAAAAGGATGGAGCGCTGTACTACGGTCCTTATACGCCGGCGAACGCCCTGCGTGAGACGTTGAAAGTGATCAAACATGTCTTCCCTCTCGCCACTTGCTCCATCGACATCGACGGCACAGCTGAGCGGGCCTGCATCGAGTTCGAAATCAAGCGCTGCATGGCGCCGTGCACGGGCAACCAGTCGAAGGAGGAATACCATCAGATCGTCAAACAGGTCCGGCAATTTCTGGAAGGGCGGGATCACGAGCTGCTCGACGACCTCCGAGCCAAAATGGAGGCGGCGGCGGCGTGCGAAGAATTCGAAGAAGCCGCCCGCTTGAGAGACCGCCTCTTCAAGATCGAGCGGATGCTGGAGAAACAGCGCATTACGCAGACTTCGGCCATGGATCAGGATGTGCTGGGGCTCGCGCGGCGAGGTGCGGCAGTCGATCTCCAAATTTTGTTCGTACGCGGCGGCCTGCTGATCGGGCGGAAAGATTTCTTCTGGCCACAGTCGGCTGATGCGCCGGACAATGAACTCGTCCGATCCGCGATCGAGCAATTTTACAATAAGGATGGCCAGCCGCCGAGAGAGGTCTTGGTCCCGACAGACCTGGACGATATCGCACTGATCGAGCAATGGCTTTCTGACAAACGCGGAGAATCCGTCCGCGTCCTGTCGCCTGAGCGTGGTGCCAAGCATCAGCTGGTGCTCCTGGCTGAGGAAAACGCGGCCTCAGCCGTTGCCGACCATCTACGCAACGAAGAGCTCGATCAGCAAGCCGGTGAGGAACTAAAACGGCTGCTGCGTCTGGAGCGCGCTCCTCGTCGAATTGAAGGGTTCGACATCTCCAATACGATGGGTAACCAATCCGTTGCTTCAATGGTGGTGTGGGAAGATGGGCAGATGAAGAAGGCAGACTACCGCCGATTCAAGATCCAGACGGTAGTCGGGGCCAATGACTTCGCCAGCATGAAAGAAGTCATCACGCGGCGCTACGGCGAGGCGCAGGACCTAGCCAGACCGGACTTGATTCTTATAGACGGAGGGCTCGGGCAACTGGGCGCAGCAATGGACGGGCTGAAGCAGGTTGGGCAACAAGGCCTGCCCATTCTCGGCTTGGCAAAAGCGAGAAGGGAAAAAGAGGAAAGGATATTCCTAGCCGGTCGAAAAAACCCGATTACCCTCATCACCACCGCTCCGGCCACCCATCTCTTGCAGCGGATTCGGGATGAAGCCCATCGCTTCGCGGTCACATTTCATCGAAAACTGCGCGGGAAGTCATTGGTGAGCTCTAAACTCGACAAGGTGATCGGGATTGGGGAGATTCGGCGCACCCAGC